A genomic window from Arthrobacter globiformis includes:
- the exaC gene encoding acetaldehyde dehydrogenase ExaC, with translation MTVYAQPGTEGSKVTFKDRYENWIGGEWVAPVKGQYFENITPVTGKPFCEVARGTAEDIELALDAAHKVAPSWGRTSVAERAAILNKIADRIDENVELLAVAETWDNGKPVRETLNADIPLAADHFRYFASAVRAQEGRLSQLDDDTTAYHFHEPLGVVGQIIPWNFPILMAVWKLAPALAAGNAVVLKPAEQTPTSILVLMELIGDLLPAGVVNVVNGFGVEAGKPLASSPRIRKIAFTGETTTGRLISQYASNNLIPVTLELGGKSPNIFFNDVADSNDAFYDKALEGFALFAFNQGEVCTCPSRALVQEGIYDSFMADALARTEKIIQGNPLDTETQIGAQASNDQLEKILSYIDIGKQEGAKALTGGARAELSGDLAGGYYVQPTIFEGHNRMRIFQEEIFGPVVSVTRFSDYNDAMGIANDTLYGLGAGVWSRNGNVAYRAGREIQAGRVWVNNYHAYPAGAAFGGYKSSGIGRENHAMMLDHYQQTKNLLVSYNENKLGFF, from the coding sequence ATGACCGTTTACGCACAGCCCGGCACCGAGGGTTCGAAGGTCACGTTCAAGGACCGCTATGAGAACTGGATCGGCGGCGAATGGGTTGCACCCGTGAAGGGCCAGTACTTCGAGAACATCACGCCCGTCACCGGCAAACCGTTCTGCGAGGTGGCCCGCGGCACTGCCGAGGACATCGAACTCGCCCTCGACGCCGCGCACAAGGTGGCTCCCTCCTGGGGCCGGACCTCGGTGGCCGAACGCGCCGCGATCCTGAACAAGATCGCCGACCGCATCGATGAGAACGTCGAACTGCTCGCCGTCGCCGAGACCTGGGACAACGGCAAGCCGGTCCGCGAGACCCTCAACGCGGACATCCCGCTCGCTGCCGACCACTTCCGCTACTTCGCCTCCGCCGTCCGCGCCCAGGAGGGCCGGCTGTCGCAGCTCGACGACGACACCACGGCTTACCATTTCCACGAGCCGCTCGGCGTCGTGGGCCAGATCATCCCGTGGAACTTCCCCATCCTGATGGCCGTCTGGAAGCTGGCCCCCGCGCTCGCGGCGGGCAACGCCGTCGTCCTCAAGCCTGCGGAACAGACGCCGACGTCCATCCTGGTCCTGATGGAACTGATCGGCGACCTGCTGCCGGCCGGCGTGGTCAACGTGGTCAACGGCTTCGGCGTCGAGGCGGGCAAGCCGCTGGCCTCCAGCCCGCGGATCCGCAAGATCGCCTTCACCGGCGAGACCACGACCGGACGGCTGATCAGCCAGTACGCCTCCAACAACCTGATCCCCGTGACGCTGGAACTCGGCGGCAAGAGCCCGAACATCTTCTTCAACGACGTCGCCGACTCCAACGATGCGTTCTATGACAAGGCTCTGGAAGGGTTCGCGCTGTTCGCCTTCAACCAGGGCGAAGTCTGCACCTGCCCGTCCCGCGCCCTGGTCCAGGAAGGCATCTACGACTCCTTCATGGCCGACGCCCTGGCCCGGACCGAGAAGATCATCCAGGGCAACCCGCTGGACACGGAAACCCAGATCGGTGCGCAGGCCTCCAACGACCAGCTGGAGAAGATCCTTTCCTACATCGACATCGGAAAGCAGGAGGGCGCCAAGGCGCTCACCGGCGGCGCCCGTGCTGAACTGTCCGGTGACCTGGCCGGCGGCTACTACGTGCAGCCCACGATCTTCGAGGGCCACAACCGGATGCGCATCTTCCAGGAGGAGATCTTCGGCCCGGTGGTCTCCGTGACCCGCTTCAGCGACTACAACGACGCCATGGGCATCGCCAATGACACCCTCTACGGCCTTGGCGCCGGCGTCTGGTCCCGCAACGGCAACGTCGCGTACCGGGCAGGCCGCGAGATCCAAGCCGGTCGTGTCTGGGTCAACAACTACCACGCCTACCCGGCCGGTGCCGCATTCGGCGGCTACAAGTCCTCCGGCATCGGACGGGAAAACCACGCCATGATGCTGGACCACTACCAGCAGACCAAGAATCTCCTGGTCAGCTACAACGAAAACAAGCTCGGCTTCTTCTAA
- a CDS encoding DUF779 domain-containing protein yields MPGTRLDAAATLPGEDFSRVALTAKAVGLLLKLWAQHGPLMFHQSGGCCDGSAPMCYPAGDFLTGESDVLLGRFDLSADAGGPPGSVDDDGTRGAHDGGRPLEFWMSREQFGYWSHTHLTVDVVPGRGSGFSVEAPEGKRFLIRSTLMDWPA; encoded by the coding sequence ATGCCGGGGACCAGGCTGGACGCCGCGGCGACGCTGCCCGGGGAGGACTTCTCCCGGGTGGCGCTCACCGCAAAGGCGGTGGGGCTGCTGCTGAAGCTCTGGGCGCAGCACGGCCCGCTCATGTTCCACCAGTCAGGCGGCTGCTGTGACGGCTCCGCGCCGATGTGCTACCCGGCAGGGGACTTCCTCACGGGGGAGTCGGATGTGCTGCTGGGGCGGTTCGACCTCTCGGCGGACGCCGGCGGACCGCCCGGTTCGGTGGACGACGACGGCACCCGCGGCGCTCACGACGGCGGCCGGCCGCTGGAGTTCTGGATGTCCCGGGAACAGTTCGGCTACTGGAGCCACACCCACCTGACGGTGGACGTGGTGCCGGGCCGGGGGAGCGGATTTTCCGTCGAGGCGCCGGAAGGCAAGCGCTTCCTGATCCGCTCCACATTGATGGACTGGCCGGCCTGA
- a CDS encoding peroxidase family protein encodes MMPIAMGLPVVSANAVQAPVGEGFTVTPSDLSFILKQIKIAEAHVANTTSATGPCGALIGTGPNQIPSPLVSQGLRTVDGSCNNLQPGQETFGAADQKFPRLTTPVFKGAENASAFGGPAASSYAQKSGTVVDSEPRVISNLIVDQTSTNPAAVAAAGNPVRTQGNTGVVPCTTDPDPLATPPVAGVPADCVPSYSTLFIENVTTDVGLSPPYNSMFTLFGQFFDHGVDQTVKGGGTVFVPLKADDPLRTVGPDRKANTGDEVPASQAFMVLTRGQNQPGPDGILGTADDLQDANNTDSPWVDQSQTYTSHSSHQVFLREYVNNNAGRPVATGKLLGGPAGPTAGGMATWTTTKAQASALLGIQLRDKDVLNVPMIAADPYGKFIPGPLRGLPQFVTATGLVEANRADNGGLGTLVPANVKYFDTPFLTDIAHNADPSPQDTDRNPATPKVSPTPDTNTTASADFASQAPGTYDDEMLNAHFIAGDGRVNENIGLTAIHQIFHSEHDRLVDDIENVLTNDTSASGTAALAEWKLASGASGWNGERLFQAARFITEMEYQHLVFEEFARKVQPAINPFEPFAFTQTELNPAVKAEFAHAVYRFGHSMLTETISRRNEDGAGTDTVFGTSDDTKGSQNDISLLEGFLNPPEYTNGGPAGPLTSEEAAGSIIMGMSDQAGNELDEFVTDTLRSNLLGLPLDLAAINMTRARSEGIPRLNVLRRELFNSTNDGQLKPYISWVDFGENLKHPESLVNFVAAYGQHPSITGATTLAGKREAARLIVSPAAGDVPPADAAAFMNSTDAWANDGVNSKTGLDNVDLWVGGLAEQTVVFGGLLGSTFNYVFENQLTDLQNGDRLYYLARTPGMNLRAQLEGNSFAELMMRNTNVHSLKADAFATSDCKFELKKLAGTTAGFAASGNTVADDPDSDCSEADLLIRMPDGTIKYRARNTVDPSGINGQSVYNGTAGVDRIFGGNDSDTFWGGEGNDVIEGGDGADVALGGDGDDIITDLAGDDVPKGGPGNDAIDAGPGLDILMGGDGKDFTNGGANANETFAGAGDDFVMLGQSLDAAFGDSGDDWEEGGDQPDLMQGDSGNLFFLDDSQKPGHDILVGQGGDDDYDMEGGDDIGLGGPGIEKVAGASGYDWETGQGDPQPQDLDLDLPLVPLDILQTDVRDKFNEVEAASGWKFDDKIRGDDVVPSGVGGGGFIGCNVLNQEGLDRIAGLDDLVPALTTPADTVIAASAGKDCPLLTAGSNVWGDGNILLGGGGSDLLEGRGADDIIDGDRYLGVRLSVRTDPNNAATEIGSASIEALGQSAMTSRYLKDANGNLTGPTLQEAVFAGTVNPGNIVAVREILTGSGGTDSAVFTGPQADYTVTTTGGDGTLGSPGSVTTVTDNVGTDGTDTVRNVERLVFADTVAPSAPVIGAATAGNGQATVNFTPAAGGAATSFEVRVVNAAGTQVGALRTADAGATSLVVTGLTNGTPVRFQVRAVNAIGASAFSALSNSVTPAAPVRPGAPRMGVPVAGNAQVTVNWQAPLPVVNAAPITEYRIRTFVGTGTTPVRTTVVGNVTSAVIGSLINGTGYTFVINAVNAAGASVNSARSAVVTPRSEFVAPTVTARTPAAGATSVSQTNNLSVTFSEPVANVTTGTVVLRLGTTVIPATVTYNNTTRTATVNPNANLLADRTYSLAVSSVRDTAGNTIASTSWQFTTGPAPTVVSVSPGIGATGASRTANITVRYSEPVTNVNTGTVVLRQGGLTGPVVGATVTYNATTQTATLNPSATLAANTTYTMATSSVRDLAGNPLAFRSWTFRTGAV; translated from the coding sequence ATGATGCCAATCGCTATGGGGTTGCCCGTGGTGTCAGCCAACGCGGTGCAGGCACCGGTGGGGGAGGGTTTTACCGTCACCCCCTCAGATCTCTCCTTCATCCTGAAGCAGATCAAGATTGCTGAAGCCCACGTGGCCAACACGACCTCAGCCACCGGCCCCTGTGGTGCGCTGATCGGGACAGGCCCCAATCAAATTCCGAGCCCCCTCGTCTCTCAGGGGCTCCGGACGGTGGACGGGTCATGCAACAACCTTCAGCCCGGCCAGGAGACGTTCGGTGCAGCCGACCAGAAGTTCCCGCGCCTGACCACACCGGTGTTTAAGGGTGCCGAGAACGCTTCGGCCTTCGGCGGCCCGGCCGCCTCGTCCTACGCCCAGAAGTCCGGGACAGTCGTAGACTCCGAGCCCCGCGTGATCAGCAACCTGATCGTGGACCAGACCTCGACCAACCCGGCAGCCGTCGCCGCGGCCGGCAACCCGGTCCGGACGCAGGGCAACACGGGCGTCGTGCCCTGCACCACGGACCCGGATCCCCTGGCCACTCCGCCCGTCGCTGGCGTTCCCGCAGACTGCGTGCCGTCCTACAGCACGCTGTTCATCGAGAACGTGACCACTGACGTTGGCCTCTCCCCGCCCTACAACTCGATGTTCACCCTCTTCGGCCAGTTCTTCGACCACGGCGTTGACCAGACTGTCAAGGGCGGCGGCACGGTCTTCGTGCCCCTGAAGGCTGACGACCCGCTGCGCACCGTTGGCCCTGACCGCAAGGCAAACACGGGCGACGAGGTTCCGGCGAGCCAAGCCTTCATGGTCCTGACCCGCGGCCAGAACCAGCCCGGTCCGGACGGAATCCTCGGCACCGCGGACGATCTCCAGGACGCGAACAACACGGACTCGCCCTGGGTCGACCAGAGCCAGACCTACACCTCGCACTCATCACACCAGGTGTTCCTGCGGGAATACGTCAACAACAACGCCGGGAGGCCGGTCGCCACGGGCAAGCTGCTCGGCGGACCTGCCGGCCCGACCGCCGGCGGCATGGCTACTTGGACAACGACCAAGGCCCAGGCTTCGGCGCTCCTCGGAATCCAACTGCGGGACAAGGACGTCCTGAACGTGCCAATGATCGCAGCGGACCCCTACGGCAAGTTCATCCCCGGCCCCCTGCGCGGGCTGCCGCAGTTCGTGACGGCGACCGGACTCGTGGAAGCCAACCGCGCCGACAACGGCGGCCTTGGCACGCTGGTGCCGGCCAACGTCAAGTACTTTGACACCCCGTTCCTGACGGACATCGCGCACAACGCGGACCCGTCGCCCCAGGACACGGACCGCAACCCCGCGACACCCAAAGTCTCTCCCACTCCGGATACGAACACCACGGCCTCGGCCGACTTCGCCAGCCAGGCGCCCGGCACCTACGACGACGAGATGCTGAACGCGCACTTCATCGCCGGTGACGGCCGCGTCAATGAAAACATCGGCCTCACCGCCATCCACCAGATCTTCCACTCCGAGCACGACCGGCTTGTCGATGACATCGAGAATGTGCTGACCAACGACACGTCCGCGAGCGGCACGGCTGCCCTGGCCGAATGGAAGCTGGCGTCCGGCGCCAGCGGCTGGAACGGCGAGCGGCTCTTCCAGGCCGCACGGTTCATCACGGAAATGGAGTACCAGCACCTGGTCTTCGAGGAGTTCGCCCGCAAGGTCCAGCCTGCGATCAACCCGTTCGAGCCGTTTGCATTCACCCAGACGGAGCTCAACCCCGCCGTCAAGGCTGAATTCGCCCACGCCGTATACCGCTTCGGCCACTCCATGCTGACGGAAACGATCTCGCGCAGGAATGAGGACGGAGCCGGCACGGACACGGTGTTTGGCACTTCTGATGACACGAAAGGCAGCCAGAACGACATTTCGCTGCTCGAGGGCTTCCTCAACCCGCCCGAGTACACCAATGGCGGCCCTGCTGGTCCGTTGACCTCGGAAGAGGCTGCCGGCAGCATCATCATGGGAATGTCGGACCAGGCAGGCAACGAACTGGACGAGTTCGTGACGGACACTCTCCGCAGCAACCTGCTGGGCCTGCCCCTGGACCTTGCCGCGATCAACATGACGCGGGCACGTTCTGAAGGCATTCCGCGGCTGAACGTCCTTCGCAGGGAGCTGTTCAACTCCACGAATGACGGCCAGCTCAAGCCCTACATCAGCTGGGTCGACTTCGGAGAGAACCTCAAGCACCCGGAGTCCCTCGTCAACTTCGTCGCAGCCTATGGCCAGCACCCCTCCATCACCGGCGCGACAACGCTGGCAGGCAAGCGGGAGGCGGCACGGCTGATCGTCAGCCCCGCTGCCGGGGATGTCCCTCCGGCCGATGCCGCAGCGTTCATGAACAGCACCGACGCCTGGGCCAACGACGGCGTCAACTCGAAGACCGGCCTCGACAACGTCGACCTCTGGGTGGGCGGTCTTGCGGAGCAGACGGTGGTGTTCGGCGGCCTGCTGGGCAGCACGTTCAACTACGTCTTCGAGAACCAGCTGACCGACCTGCAGAACGGCGACCGGCTCTACTACCTGGCGCGCACCCCGGGCATGAACCTGAGGGCGCAACTGGAGGGCAACTCTTTCGCAGAACTGATGATGCGCAACACGAACGTGCACAGCCTGAAGGCCGATGCGTTCGCCACCTCGGACTGCAAGTTTGAACTGAAGAAGCTGGCAGGCACCACCGCCGGCTTTGCAGCATCCGGCAACACCGTGGCGGATGACCCGGACTCAGACTGCAGTGAGGCGGATCTGCTGATCCGTATGCCCGACGGCACGATCAAGTACCGTGCAAGGAACACAGTCGACCCCTCCGGAATCAACGGACAGAGCGTCTACAACGGCACCGCCGGCGTGGACCGCATCTTCGGCGGAAACGACAGCGACACTTTCTGGGGCGGTGAAGGCAACGACGTCATCGAAGGCGGCGACGGAGCCGACGTCGCACTCGGCGGCGACGGCGACGACATCATCACCGACCTCGCCGGCGACGACGTCCCGAAGGGCGGACCCGGCAACGACGCGATCGACGCAGGCCCGGGCCTGGACATCCTCATGGGTGGCGACGGCAAGGACTTCACGAACGGCGGAGCCAATGCCAACGAGACCTTCGCCGGAGCCGGTGACGACTTCGTCATGCTCGGTCAGAGCCTTGACGCCGCGTTCGGCGACAGCGGCGACGACTGGGAAGAAGGCGGCGACCAGCCGGACCTGATGCAGGGCGACAGCGGCAACCTGTTCTTCCTGGATGATTCCCAGAAGCCCGGACACGACATCCTCGTCGGCCAGGGCGGCGACGACGACTACGACATGGAGGGCGGCGACGACATCGGCCTCGGCGGCCCTGGCATCGAGAAGGTCGCCGGAGCTTCGGGCTATGACTGGGAGACCGGTCAGGGCGATCCGCAGCCCCAGGATCTGGATCTTGACCTCCCGCTTGTTCCGCTGGACATCCTGCAGACCGATGTCCGCGACAAGTTCAACGAAGTTGAGGCCGCCTCTGGCTGGAAATTCGATGACAAGATCCGCGGCGACGACGTAGTCCCCAGTGGTGTTGGCGGCGGCGGATTCATCGGATGCAACGTGCTGAACCAGGAGGGTCTTGACCGCATTGCCGGTCTCGACGACCTGGTGCCGGCGCTGACCACTCCGGCGGACACGGTCATTGCGGCATCAGCCGGCAAGGACTGCCCGCTGCTCACGGCCGGTTCGAACGTCTGGGGCGATGGCAACATCCTCCTTGGCGGCGGCGGCTCGGACCTCCTTGAGGGACGCGGCGCTGACGACATCATCGATGGCGACCGGTACCTCGGCGTCCGGCTGAGTGTCCGCACCGACCCGAACAATGCGGCAACCGAGATCGGCAGCGCCAGCATTGAAGCGTTGGGCCAGAGCGCCATGACCAGCCGGTACCTGAAGGACGCCAACGGCAACCTCACCGGGCCGACGCTCCAGGAAGCCGTCTTCGCGGGAACCGTTAACCCCGGCAACATCGTGGCCGTCCGCGAGATCCTCACGGGCTCCGGCGGCACCGACTCGGCAGTGTTCACCGGCCCGCAGGCCGACTACACGGTCACCACCACCGGCGGCGACGGTACCCTCGGCTCCCCGGGATCAGTCACCACGGTGACCGACAACGTGGGCACTGACGGTACCGATACCGTGCGGAACGTCGAACGGCTCGTGTTCGCCGACACCGTTGCACCGTCGGCGCCGGTCATCGGCGCGGCAACGGCCGGCAACGGCCAGGCAACGGTCAACTTCACCCCGGCAGCAGGCGGCGCCGCCACCAGCTTCGAGGTTCGGGTGGTCAATGCAGCCGGAACCCAGGTCGGCGCACTTCGGACGGCAGACGCCGGTGCCACCAGCCTGGTGGTGACGGGTCTGACCAACGGAACCCCTGTCCGGTTCCAGGTCCGGGCCGTGAACGCGATCGGCGCCAGCGCCTTCTCGGCACTGTCCAACTCGGTCACTCCGGCAGCCCCGGTTCGACCCGGAGCGCCGCGAATGGGCGTACCAGTTGCGGGGAATGCCCAAGTCACGGTCAACTGGCAGGCGCCGTTGCCCGTGGTAAACGCTGCACCTATCACGGAGTACAGGATCCGCACCTTTGTCGGGACCGGTACAACGCCGGTGCGGACGACAGTGGTGGGCAACGTCACCAGCGCGGTGATCGGTTCGCTCATCAACGGAACGGGTTATACATTCGTCATCAACGCCGTCAATGCGGCCGGGGCGAGCGTCAATTCAGCCCGCTCCGCAGTCGTCACTCCGCGCTCTGAGTTTGTGGCACCGACGGTCACCGCCAGGACGCCGGCCGCGGGCGCCACGTCCGTCAGCCAGACGAACAACCTGAGCGTGACGTTTAGTGAGCCGGTGGCGAATGTCACCACGGGCACCGTGGTGCTCCGGCTCGGTACCACCGTTATTCCCGCCACCGTCACGTACAACAACACGACGAGGACGGCGACGGTAAACCCGAACGCCAACCTCCTGGCTGACCGCACGTACTCGCTGGCTGTGTCTTCAGTCCGCGACACTGCCGGCAACACCATCGCGTCCACGTCGTGGCAGTTCACCACGGGTCCCGCTCCGACAGTTGTCTCCGTATCACCAGGTATCGGTGCCACCGGAGCGAGCCGTACGGCGAACATCACTGTCCGCTACAGCGAGCCGGTGACGAACGTCAATACCGGAACGGTGGTGCTGCGGCAAGGCGGCTTGACCGGTCCGGTCGTAGGGGCCACTGTCACCTACAACGCCACGACGCAGACGGCGACACTGAACCCGTCCGCGACGCTGGCGGCCAACACCACCTACACGATGGCAACGTCCTCCGTACGGGACTTGGCCGGCAACCCGCTTGCCTTCCGGTCCTGGACCTTCCGGACGGGCGCCGTGTAA
- the adhP gene encoding alcohol dehydrogenase AdhP, protein MTTTMQAAVVSEFGKDLQIQAIPVPTPGRGQALIKVITSGVCHTDLHAAEGDWPVKPSPPFVPGHEGVGEVVALGEGVTDLTVGDLVGNAWLWSACGDCQYCRTGWETLCEAQKNAGYSVDGSFGEYMLVDSRFAARIPAGSDPVEVAPVLCAGVTVYKGLKMTEAKPGEWVTISGIGGLGHIAVQYAVAMGLRVAAVDIADDKLALARKHGAELTVNALHEDPAEVIQRETGGCHGVLVTAVHPSAFGQAIGMARRGGTIVFNGLPPGDFPAPIFEIVLKGLTVRGSIVGTRQDLEEALDFYAQGKIHPTVSIRELSEVNAVFDEMKHAKIDGRVVLRF, encoded by the coding sequence ATGACGACGACAATGCAAGCAGCCGTAGTATCCGAATTCGGCAAGGACCTCCAGATCCAGGCCATTCCCGTCCCAACGCCCGGCCGCGGACAGGCTCTCATCAAGGTGATCACCAGCGGGGTCTGCCACACCGACCTCCACGCCGCGGAAGGGGACTGGCCGGTCAAACCGTCCCCTCCGTTTGTGCCCGGCCATGAAGGCGTGGGCGAGGTGGTTGCTCTCGGCGAGGGCGTCACCGATCTCACGGTCGGGGACCTGGTGGGCAACGCCTGGCTCTGGTCCGCCTGCGGCGACTGCCAGTACTGCCGCACCGGCTGGGAAACGCTGTGCGAGGCCCAGAAGAACGCCGGCTACAGCGTGGACGGCTCCTTCGGCGAGTACATGCTGGTGGACAGCCGGTTTGCCGCCCGGATTCCGGCCGGCTCGGATCCCGTGGAGGTCGCTCCGGTGCTTTGCGCCGGCGTCACCGTCTACAAGGGACTCAAAATGACCGAAGCTAAACCGGGGGAGTGGGTCACCATCTCCGGCATCGGCGGGCTGGGGCACATCGCCGTCCAGTACGCCGTGGCCATGGGCCTGCGCGTCGCCGCCGTGGACATCGCCGACGATAAACTCGCCCTCGCCAGGAAGCACGGTGCCGAACTCACCGTCAACGCGCTCCACGAGGATCCCGCGGAAGTCATCCAGCGTGAAACGGGCGGCTGCCACGGAGTCCTGGTCACGGCAGTGCACCCGTCGGCCTTCGGCCAGGCCATCGGCATGGCCCGCCGCGGCGGCACGATCGTGTTCAACGGCCTGCCGCCGGGTGACTTCCCGGCACCGATCTTCGAGATCGTGCTCAAGGGCTTGACCGTCCGCGGCTCCATCGTTGGGACACGGCAGGATCTCGAGGAAGCACTGGATTTCTACGCGCAGGGCAAGATCCACCCCACCGTCTCCATAAGGGAACTCTCGGAAGTCAACGCTGTCTTCGACGAAATGAAGCACGCCAAGATCGACGGCCGTGTTGTGCTGAGGTTCTGA